A part of uncultured Campylobacter sp. genomic DNA contains:
- a CDS encoding LexA family transcriptional regulator yields MNLAQKIRSLRENKEWTQGDLAEKSGVGKSSIQLYESGKGNITQLNLEKIASAFGVNISYFLNDKMSNGLSISVHKSSPNLSLSPANLKRSQKEQIAEDQIFIRKLSSAVGAGESVDIEGVEVYDTDVLVPFSRMLFNLPVNEHNIRCLKVVGYSMIPMLYPDSWVIARMGPSFDGDGLYIIDFGGNFMVKLLQKHPNGTLFVNSVNQEYRSYEIGPNDEIRVQIVGKVLRCVI; encoded by the coding sequence ATGAATTTAGCACAAAAGATTAGGTCTTTGCGAGAAAATAAAGAATGGACGCAAGGCGATTTGGCTGAAAAATCAGGTGTTGGCAAGTCCAGCATACAATTATATGAAAGCGGCAAAGGAAATATTACACAACTAAATTTAGAAAAAATAGCTTCTGCGTTTGGTGTAAATATATCTTATTTTTTAAACGACAAGATGTCCAATGGTTTGTCCATAAGTGTCCATAAGTCGTCCCCCAATTTGTCCCTTAGTCCCGCAAACCTTAAAAGGTCACAAAAAGAGCAGATCGCAGAGGATCAAATTTTCATCCGTAAGCTGAGCTCGGCCGTCGGTGCGGGCGAGAGCGTCGATATCGAAGGCGTCGAAGTATACGATACGGACGTGCTCGTGCCTTTTTCTCGGATGCTTTTTAATTTACCCGTAAACGAGCATAATATCCGCTGCCTCAAAGTCGTCGGATATTCGATGATACCGATGCTTTATCCGGATAGCTGGGTTATAGCACGCATGGGGCCGAGCTTCGATGGGGATGGACTTTATATCATAGATTTCGGCGGAAATTTTATGGTAAAATTGCTACAAAAGCACCCAAACGGCACGCTTTTTGTTAATAGCGTCAATCAAGAATACCGCAGCTATGAGATAGGACCGAACGACGAGATCCGAGTACAAATCGTCGGCAAGGTTTTGCGCTGCGTGATTTGA
- a CDS encoding anion permease, translated as MKSSKISLIFYGIFCGVTIYFLIWGFGFIGSGDKMLFLVSVFLGIFMAFNIGGNDVANSFGTSVGSGTLSIAQALCIAAVFEASGAVIAGGEVTSTIRSGIIDLSKMDVHPRDFIYVMMSALFAAGAWLLFASRKGLPVSTTHAIIGGIVGSGLTLGALLNTAEASALWLVQWDKIGKIAISWVLSPILGGVISFGIFWLIKHYILDYNRYAQIKIDRIKREKKSLRKLHKKTFETLDDIQKIAYAEALNHDIYAMRDPDFDPSELDSEYYKKVIELDAKKEKLKSHKALEYGIPAVAGIGAFVISAMLIFKGLHNLNFGLTNFYNYLIIGMSTLITWLLMFIFAKTLRRSNLNKSAFLMFSWLQVLTASGFAFSHGSNDIANAVGPFAAIIDTMATNSINPSTPVPQQIMIMFAVALIAGLWFIGKEVIATVGTNLTKIHPASGFSAELASAVVVMAASVLGLPISSTHVLIGAILGIGLVNRSTNWSLMKPIGLAWIITLPVSALLSAFAFVLLRHVF; from the coding sequence ATGAAATCTAGCAAGATAAGTCTCATTTTCTACGGCATATTCTGCGGCGTAACAATCTATTTTCTTATCTGGGGATTCGGTTTTATAGGAAGCGGCGATAAAATGCTATTTTTAGTTTCGGTATTTTTGGGCATCTTTATGGCCTTTAATATCGGCGGAAACGACGTGGCAAATTCCTTCGGCACTAGCGTCGGAAGCGGCACTCTTAGCATCGCGCAAGCCCTTTGTATCGCGGCGGTATTTGAAGCAAGCGGCGCGGTAATCGCAGGCGGCGAAGTAACCTCGACGATCCGCAGCGGCATAATCGATCTTAGCAAAATGGACGTGCATCCGAGAGACTTTATCTACGTAATGATGAGCGCGCTTTTTGCGGCGGGGGCATGGTTGCTTTTTGCCAGCAGAAAGGGTTTGCCCGTATCCACTACTCATGCGATCATCGGCGGTATCGTGGGCTCGGGGCTTACGCTAGGCGCCCTGCTTAATACCGCAGAGGCTTCCGCATTGTGGCTCGTGCAGTGGGATAAGATCGGCAAAATAGCGATCTCCTGGGTACTCTCGCCGATTTTGGGCGGAGTGATCTCCTTTGGAATTTTCTGGCTCATCAAACATTACATTTTGGATTACAACCGCTACGCTCAAATAAAGATCGACCGCATAAAGCGCGAAAAAAAATCCCTCCGCAAGCTGCATAAAAAGACCTTCGAGACCCTGGACGACATCCAAAAGATCGCCTATGCAGAGGCGCTAAATCACGATATCTACGCGATGCGCGATCCCGATTTTGATCCAAGTGAGCTGGATAGCGAGTACTATAAAAAGGTAATCGAGCTTGACGCTAAAAAAGAGAAGCTAAAATCCCACAAGGCCCTAGAGTACGGAATCCCTGCCGTAGCGGGCATCGGAGCCTTCGTAATCTCGGCGATGCTGATATTTAAGGGGCTGCATAATCTAAATTTCGGGCTTACAAATTTTTACAACTACCTCATCATCGGTATGTCGACGCTAATTACCTGGCTTTTGATGTTTATTTTCGCTAAAACCCTGCGCCGCTCAAATTTAAACAAATCTGCGTTTTTGATGTTTAGCTGGCTGCAGGTACTCACTGCTAGCGGCTTTGCCTTTTCGCACGGCAGCAACGACATCGCAAACGCCGTGGGTCCGTTTGCCGCCATCATCGATACGATGGCTACGAATAGTATCAATCCCTCCACTCCCGTGCCGCAGCAGATTATGATAATGTTCGCAGTAGCCCTCATAGCAGGGCTTTGGTTCATCGGCAAAGAGGTAATCGCCACCGTAGGTACCAATCTTACGAAAATCCACCCGGCCTCGGGCTTTAGCGCCGAGCTCGCAAGCGCCGTCGTCGTCATGGCGGCATCGGTGCTGGGGCTTCCGATCTCCTCGACCCACGTGCTAATCGGCGCGATTTTAGGCATCGGCTTGGTAAATCGCAGCACGAACTGGTCGCTGATGAAGCCGATCGGGCTAGCGTGGATCATCACCCTGCCCGTCTCGGCGCTGCTTTCGGCGTTTGCATTCGTGCTTTTGCGCCACGTATTTTAG
- a CDS encoding AzlC family ABC transporter permease → MSKFEIFRSTLAVMMGYVPLGLAFGIYGISQDLPVWALTLTSLLIYAGSVEFVLIAFIVTHASLVDTFVVAFLLNFRHFFYTMSLLDELRFVRHKIYAVYALTDETFALLKARAFLRPEELSGERPVTP, encoded by the coding sequence ATGAGTAAATTTGAAATTTTCAGATCCACCCTTGCCGTGATGATGGGCTACGTGCCGCTGGGGCTGGCGTTTGGCATCTACGGCATTAGCCAGGATCTGCCCGTCTGGGCTCTGACGCTAACCTCACTGCTGATCTACGCAGGCAGCGTGGAGTTCGTGCTGATCGCCTTCATCGTAACCCACGCCTCGCTCGTAGATACCTTCGTCGTGGCGTTTTTGCTAAATTTCCGCCATTTTTTCTACACCATGTCGCTGCTGGACGAGCTGCGCTTCGTGCGCCATAAAATTTACGCCGTATATGCCCTTACGGATGAAACCTTTGCGCTGCTAAAAGCGCGTGCATTTTTGCGCCCCGAGGAGCTTAGCGGCGAGCGACCCGTAACGCCGTGA
- a CDS encoding NAD(P)H-quinone oxidoreductase subunit 3, translating to MSRIPLQSPYFGIFVMLILAFCVFSLIVKLSSLVGSRLADRRDERLKGEIYESGPEAVKQPNRMNSHFFLIAVLFILFDVEIIFMFPWAVNFKILGVFGLIEMAFFIVLLGIGFIYAWKKGALNWQSIR from the coding sequence ATGTCTAGAATTCCGCTGCAAAGCCCATATTTCGGAATATTCGTAATGCTAATCCTGGCTTTTTGCGTCTTTTCGCTCATCGTTAAACTATCCTCTTTGGTAGGTTCGCGTTTGGCAGATAGACGCGACGAGCGGCTCAAGGGCGAAATTTACGAAAGCGGCCCCGAAGCCGTCAAACAGCCCAACCGAATGAACTCCCACTTTTTTTTGATAGCCGTGCTTTTCATACTTTTTGACGTCGAGATTATCTTTATGTTTCCGTGGGCGGTAAATTTTAAAATTTTAGGCGTGTTCGGGCTTATAGAGATGGCGTTTTTCATCGTATTATTAGGTATCGGTTTCATCTACGCCTGGAAAAAAGGAGCGCTAAATTGGCAGAGCATAAGATAA